In a single window of the Streptomyces sp. NBC_00353 genome:
- a CDS encoding IS110 family transposase, which produces MPQIWAGVDIGKEHHHCVVVDERGERLLSRRVFNDEQALLELIADVLALCEDALWAVDINHGGAALLIGLLLNHRQPMVYITGLAVHQASTAYRGQGKTDEKDAFVIADQARMRQDLGLLRPGDEIAVDLRTLTARRLDLVNDRTRQTNRLRAQLLEFFPALERALNLSKKGPVVLLTGYQAPAAIRRSGASRIGTWLKNRKVKNAAALAETAVEAAKSQHTALPGETLAAAMVARIAKGVLALNEEIAELDALIEGRFSEHRHATVIRSLPGMGSLLGAEFIAATGGDMETFGTADRLASFAGLSPVPRDSGRVSGNMRRPRRYHRGLLRAFYLSAMASLRTCSASQAYYARKRNEGKGHKQALLALARRRANVLWAMIRDGACYEALPTVTAAA; this is translated from the coding sequence GTGCCCCAGATCTGGGCCGGAGTGGACATCGGCAAGGAACACCACCACTGTGTGGTGGTCGACGAGCGAGGCGAACGCCTCCTTTCCCGCCGAGTTTTCAACGACGAACAGGCTCTGCTGGAGCTCATCGCAGACGTACTCGCGCTGTGCGAGGACGCCCTGTGGGCGGTGGACATCAACCATGGCGGCGCCGCGCTGTTGATCGGCCTTCTGCTCAACCACCGGCAGCCGATGGTCTACATCACCGGCCTCGCCGTGCACCAGGCGTCGACGGCCTACCGGGGTCAGGGCAAGACGGACGAGAAGGACGCGTTCGTCATCGCTGACCAGGCACGTATGCGCCAGGACCTCGGTCTCCTGCGGCCCGGTGACGAGATAGCCGTCGACCTGCGCACCCTGACCGCCCGCCGCCTTGACCTGGTCAACGACCGCACCCGTCAGACCAACCGACTGCGAGCTCAGCTACTTGAGTTCTTCCCTGCTCTGGAGCGGGCGTTGAACTTGAGCAAGAAGGGTCCGGTCGTGCTGCTGACCGGTTACCAGGCGCCGGCCGCGATCCGCCGCAGCGGGGCCAGCCGGATCGGAACCTGGCTGAAGAACCGCAAGGTGAAGAATGCAGCAGCGCTCGCCGAGACGGCCGTCGAGGCGGCCAAGTCGCAGCACACCGCACTGCCGGGTGAGACTCTCGCGGCCGCCATGGTGGCCCGGATCGCCAAGGGCGTGCTGGCTCTCAACGAGGAGATCGCCGAACTCGACGCGCTCATCGAGGGCCGGTTCAGCGAGCACCGACACGCTACGGTGATCCGGAGCCTGCCTGGCATGGGCTCCCTCCTCGGTGCCGAGTTCATCGCCGCTACCGGCGGAGACATGGAAACTTTCGGCACGGCCGACCGCCTGGCGTCCTTCGCCGGCCTCTCACCCGTGCCGCGGGACTCCGGACGCGTCAGCGGCAACATGCGCCGCCCACGCCGCTACCACCGAGGCCTGCTCCGGGCCTTCTATCTCTCCGCGATGGCCAGCCTGAGAACCTGCTCCGCCTCCCAGGCCTACTACGCACGAAAGCGCAACGAGGGGAAGGGCCACAAGCAAGCCTTGCTCGCTCTGGCTCGTCGACGAGCCAATGTCCTGTGGGCCATGATCCGCGACGGAGCATGTTACGAGGCCCTACCAACCGTCACGGCAGCGGCTTGA